In Pseudomonas glycinae, the DNA window TGTGGCGCAGGTGGATACCGCAATCGCCGAGGCGATCGACCAGATCCAGCAGGCGGTCGAGGGCATCGAGGAACGGCGGCAGAGTGGTCAGTTGCGAACCGATGTGGCAGTCGACGCCGACCACTTCCAGGTTCGGCAGGTGCGCGGCACGCACGTACACGTCTTCGGCGTCGGCGATGGCGATGCCGAACTTGTTCTCTTTGAGACCGGTGGAAATGTACGGGTGGGTGCCGGCATCGACGTCCGGGTTCACGCGCAGCGAGATCGGCGCGCGAACGCCCAGTTCGGCGGCGACCACTTGCAGGCGCTCGAGCTCGTCGGTGGATTCGACGTTGAAGCAATGCACGCCGACTTCCAGCGCGCGGCGCATGTCGTCACGGGTTTTGCCGACGCCGGAGAACACGATCTTGTCCGGGCTGCCGCCGGCGGCCAGAACACGTTCCAGCTCGCCACGGGATACGATGTCGAAACCGGCGCCGATACGCGCCAGGACATTCAGGACACCGAGGTTGGAGTTGGCCTTGACCGCGAAGCACACCAGGTGCGGCATGCCGGCCAGCGCATCGGCGTAGGCCAGGTACTGGGCCTCGATGTGCGCGCGGGAGTAGACGTAGGTAGGAGTGCCGAAGCGATCGGCGATGGCGGACAGCGCCACACCTTCCGCGAACAGTTCCCCGCCACGGTAGTTAAAAGCGTCCATGGCGATCCCTTAGTAGACGTCGTGCTTGTGTGCCTTGGAGACAGGCTGCTTTTGCGAAGACTGGGCTTGCTCGGCCGGGTCCTGATCTTCATCGGGCAGGTACAGCGGGCCTTTCTGACCGCAGGCCGAAACGAGACAGGCAACCGCGACGAGCGCAGCAAGGGAAGAGATCAGGCGCTTCATGGCGAAATCCTTGAAAATGCGTTAATTGCGCCGGAGTATACCGGCCACCCGGCAGCTTGCCTATGCGACGGAACTCCCGTCCGGCGGGGCTCGGGCTGCGGCGCGGAAACTATTCCCGCGTGGCGGGTGGATATTTCGTCGCCGGGCAGGGCGCTTGGTCGTTATCCTTTGCAATCGGCTGGCAGCGTCCGTATCTTGCGGCGCTTGAGCCTGATCAGACATTTTTTGAGGTTGCCGCAATGAGTTTGTCCGAAGCCCGTTTCCACGATCTGGTCGATGAAACCCAGGAAAAACTGGAAGACATCTTCGACGACAGCGACCTGGACATCGACATGGAGAACTCGGCCGGTGTGCTGACCGTCAAGTTCGAGAACGGCACCCAGCTGATCTTCAGTCGTCAGGAACCGTTGCGTCAGCTGTGGCTGGCCGCCGTGTCCGGTGGTTTCCACTTCGACTACGACGAAGAAAGCGAACGCTGGATGTGCGACAAGAGCGAAGAGCAGCTGGGCGAAATGCTCGAGCGCATCGTCAAGCAGCAGGCCGGCACCGAATTCGATTTCGAAGGCCTGTGATTTCGTGACTGATACTGCGCCCGTCCGTCCGCCGAAGCCGCTTTACAGCAACGTCAGCCCGGCCGTGCCTTCGCCGTGCACTGGCGTGTGCCGGCTGGATGAGCAGAAGGTCTGCCTCGGTTGCATGCGCCATGTCGAAGACATCCGCGAGTGGCGCTCGGCCGATGACGAGCGCCGCCGGGTGATTTGCGCGCGAGCGGCTCAGCGCCGGCAGCTCGCCGGGGCGTAGCTTGTATATTTTTTGAGCTGTGTTAGTGTCCGGAAACGCCTCAACCCATCGAGGCCTGGTGAAAACCCCGTCTTTTTTGGCGGGGTTTTGCTTTTTTTGTGTGCAGAAGAAAGGAGTCTGCCCGGATCATGACCGCACCTTCCATCACCCTTACCCGTCTGGACGTGCAACGTCTGGAGCGCCTGATCGACAGCCTGGATGACACGCTGCCGGGCGTGATCGCGCTGCAAACCGAACTGGACCGCGCCGATACCCTGGTCGGTCACGATGAAGTACCTGCCGATGTCGTGACGATGAATTCCCGCGTGCACTGTCGTGAAGAAAGCAGTGGCAAGGACTACCA includes these proteins:
- the lysA gene encoding diaminopimelate decarboxylase, with the protein product MDAFNYRGGELFAEGVALSAIADRFGTPTYVYSRAHIEAQYLAYADALAGMPHLVCFAVKANSNLGVLNVLARIGAGFDIVSRGELERVLAAGGSPDKIVFSGVGKTRDDMRRALEVGVHCFNVESTDELERLQVVAAELGVRAPISLRVNPDVDAGTHPYISTGLKENKFGIAIADAEDVYVRAAHLPNLEVVGVDCHIGSQLTTLPPFLDALDRLLDLVDRLGDCGIHLRHIDLGGGLGVRYRDEEPPLAADYIKAVRERLVGRDLALVFEPGRFIVANAGVLLTQVEYLKHTEHKDFAIVDAAMNDLIRPALYQAWMDATPVKPRETAARKYDVVGPICETGDFLAKDRELALEEGDLLAVHSAGAYGFVMSSNYNTRGRAAEVLVDGDQAFEVRRRETVAELFAGESLLPE
- the lptM gene encoding LPS translocon maturation chaperone LptM, giving the protein MKRLISSLAALVAVACLVSACGQKGPLYLPDEDQDPAEQAQSSQKQPVSKAHKHDVY
- the cyaY gene encoding iron donor protein CyaY, translated to MSLSEARFHDLVDETQEKLEDIFDDSDLDIDMENSAGVLTVKFENGTQLIFSRQEPLRQLWLAAVSGGFHFDYDEESERWMCDKSEEQLGEMLERIVKQQAGTEFDFEGL
- a CDS encoding DUF1289 domain-containing protein, whose protein sequence is MTDTAPVRPPKPLYSNVSPAVPSPCTGVCRLDEQKVCLGCMRHVEDIREWRSADDERRRVICARAAQRRQLAGA
- the rnk gene encoding nucleoside diphosphate kinase regulator, whose amino-acid sequence is MTAPSITLTRLDVQRLERLIDSLDDTLPGVIALQTELDRADTLVGHDEVPADVVTMNSRVHCREESSGKDYHLTLVYPKHANADEGKISILAPVGSALLGLKVGQHIDWPAPGGKTLKLTLLEVESQPANGGDFPE